A genome region from Eurosta solidaginis isolate ZX-2024a chromosome 2, ASM4086904v1, whole genome shotgun sequence includes the following:
- the LOC137240273 gene encoding uncharacterized protein, with protein sequence MGQLPSSRVNSARLFQHTGVDYAGPFTLKERRGRTPTTYKAYVPLFICSATSYIHLELVTDYTAEAFIAAYKRFSGIYDVSKTLTSDQGTNFIGADKELKQLFSSASSEMSRLSHLLSKDGTQWRFNPPSAPNFGGHWEAGVKSMKHHLKRVMKSYLFSFEEFTTALRQIQAVLNSRPLCRITDDPDDMNYLTPGHFFVGGPIASLPEPSLTQVPQSRLSHWQLTKRLTEQFWEKWQKEYLQQLQSRYKWQLPTTSVQVGSIVLLIDERYPPSKWPLGKVIKLHPGRDGLTRVVTVKTAITTLDRPINKLCLLPNPVNQTEEDSVIQPKEKRHTT encoded by the coding sequence ATGGGACAACTCCCGTCGTCGAGAGTCAATAGCGCTCGTTTGTTCCAGCATACCGGGGTGGACTACGCCGGTCCATTCACCTTAAAAGAACGTCGCGGTCGCACTCCCACTACATATAAAGCATATGTTCCTCTCTTTATTTGTTCGGCTACCTCGTACATACATCTTGAGCTAGTGACTGATTATACAGCTGAAGCTTTCATTGCAGCCTACAAACGGTTTTCCGGAATCTACGATGTAAGCAAAACACTAACTAGTGATCAAGGAACGAACTTTATTGGCGCTGACAAAGAACTTAAACAACTTTTCAGTTCAGCATCAAGCGAGATGTCTCGCCTATCTCATTTATTATCAAAGGATGGAACCCAATGGCGTTTTAATCCACCATCTGCTCCAAACTTCGGCGGTCACTGGGAAGCCGGAGTAAAGTCAATGAAACATCACTTGAAACGCGTCATGAAAAGCTACTTATTTTCATTTGAAGAGTTTACAACAGCTTTACGACAAATTCAAGCTGTGCTCAATTCTCGACCCCTGTGCAGAATTACGGATGATCCTGATGATATGAACTACCTAACACCAGGTCATTTTTTCGTTGGTGGACCCATCGCCAGTTTACCTGAGCCGAGTTTAACTCAGGTGCCTCAATCTCGCCTTTCACATTGGCAACTAACAAAGCGGCTAACTGAACAATTCTGGGAGAAATGGCAAAAGGAATACTTGCAGCAACTACAATCGCGTTACAAATGGCAACTGCCCACAACCTCCGTTCAAGTTGGTTCAATTGTCCTTCTCATCGACGAAAGATACCCTCCATCGAAATGGCCATTAGGGAAGGTCATAAAACTACATCCCGGTCGCGATGGGTTAACCCGAGTAGTTACCGTCAAAACCGCAATCACAACTCTAGATCGTCCTATAAATAAACTGTGTTTACTTCCTAATCCTGTGAATCAAACAGAAGAAGATTCGGTTATTCAACCTAAAGAAAAACGACATACAACTTAA